One region of Mesobacillus boroniphilus genomic DNA includes:
- the recN gene encoding DNA repair protein RecN: MLNELSIRNFAIIESLSVSFNKGLTVLTGETGAGKSIIIDAIHLLVGGRGSAEFVRHGEDKAEIEGLFHLEGENHPSYAKAAEFGIEIEDAMIVLRRDISASGKSVCRINGKLVTIAVLREVGSTLIDIHGQHEHQELMDEAKHINLLDQFGADEILPALNEYHQVFRSFEQTQKKLKSLSENEQQMAHRLDLIQFQHDEIHTADLKINEDEELFEEKRKLGNFEKIYESIQTSYTALQGEQKGLDWIGLVMDNLQNAADLDPDYKNVADTVANSFYMLEDAARTIRNELNSLEYDPQRLNEIDDRLNEINQLKRKYGKTIEEILEYASKIEEEIETLQNKEVHIGQMEKELASLKKDLRIEANNLAQTRRKWAKKLTKLIHNELKELYMEKTVFDLRIESDSNHFHKNGADKVEFYISTNPGEPLKPLSKIASGGELSRIMLALKSIFSKHQGVTSIIFDEVDTGVSGRVAQSIAEKIYNVSTGSQVLCISHLPQVAAMADTHLYIAKVIKNGRTKTSVTPLSSPEKVKEIVRMISGVEVTDLTKQHAEELLKLAQNMKAVT; encoded by the coding sequence TTGTTAAATGAATTATCGATACGAAACTTCGCAATAATTGAATCATTATCCGTTTCTTTTAATAAAGGCCTTACCGTGCTCACTGGTGAAACAGGGGCTGGGAAATCCATTATCATTGATGCCATCCACCTGCTCGTTGGCGGAAGGGGCTCTGCGGAATTCGTCCGCCATGGCGAAGATAAAGCGGAAATTGAAGGTCTATTTCATCTGGAAGGTGAAAATCATCCAAGTTATGCGAAAGCAGCTGAATTTGGCATCGAAATTGAAGATGCCATGATCGTCTTGAGAAGAGATATTTCAGCGAGTGGAAAAAGTGTCTGCCGAATAAATGGCAAGCTTGTCACGATCGCTGTCCTGCGTGAAGTCGGCTCGACCTTGATAGATATTCACGGTCAGCATGAGCACCAGGAATTGATGGATGAGGCAAAGCATATTAATCTGCTTGACCAATTCGGAGCAGATGAAATCCTGCCTGCCCTTAATGAATACCATCAGGTTTTTCGTTCATTTGAACAAACACAGAAAAAGCTGAAAAGCTTAAGTGAAAATGAACAACAAATGGCCCATAGACTTGATTTGATCCAGTTCCAGCATGATGAAATCCACACAGCGGATTTAAAGATTAACGAAGATGAGGAACTTTTTGAAGAAAAGCGTAAGCTTGGCAATTTCGAAAAGATTTACGAGAGCATTCAGACCAGCTATACAGCATTGCAGGGTGAGCAAAAAGGCCTTGACTGGATTGGTTTGGTCATGGATAACCTTCAGAATGCAGCTGACTTGGATCCTGATTATAAAAATGTTGCTGACACAGTAGCGAACAGTTTTTATATGCTGGAAGATGCGGCGAGGACCATCAGGAATGAGCTCAATTCCCTTGAATATGATCCACAGCGGTTGAATGAAATTGATGACAGGCTAAATGAAATCAATCAATTGAAGCGGAAATATGGGAAAACGATAGAAGAAATCCTTGAGTATGCCTCAAAAATCGAAGAAGAAATCGAGACGCTTCAAAATAAAGAAGTCCATATTGGGCAGATGGAAAAGGAGCTTGCATCGCTTAAGAAGGATTTGCGCATCGAGGCCAATAACCTGGCTCAAACTCGCAGGAAATGGGCGAAAAAGCTGACAAAATTAATCCATAATGAACTAAAAGAGCTGTATATGGAAAAAACGGTATTTGACCTCAGAATCGAATCGGATTCTAACCATTTCCATAAAAACGGAGCAGATAAGGTTGAATTTTATATCTCTACAAATCCTGGCGAACCATTGAAGCCTTTGTCAAAAATTGCATCAGGAGGAGAACTTTCAAGGATCATGCTCGCCTTGAAAAGTATTTTCTCAAAACATCAGGGTGTCACTTCGATCATTTTCGATGAAGTGGATACAGGAGTCAGCGGTCGTGTTGCTCAATCAATTGCAGAAAAAATCTATAATGTGTCGACTGGATCGCAGGTTCTGTGCATTTCGCATCTGCCTCAAGTCGCCGCGATGGCTGACACCCACCTGTATATCGCAAAGGTTATAAAGAATGGAAGGACGAAAACATCCGTCACTCCACTTTCTTCCCCTGAAAAGGTAAAGGAAATCGTCAGGATGATTTCAGGGGTCGAAGTTACGGACCTCACGAAACAGCATGCTGAGGAATTGCTGAAGCTTGCTCAAAATATGAAGGCAGTTACATGA
- the ahrC gene encoding transcriptional regulator AhrC/ArgR: MNKGQRHIKIRELIASKDIETQDELVDRLKAAGFNVTQATVSRDIKELHLVKVPLIDGRYKYSLPADQRFNPLQKLKRSLMDAFIRIDQAGHLLVMKTLPGNANAIGALIDNLDWEDILGTICGDDTILIICRTPEDTEQVTNRFLEML; this comes from the coding sequence ATGAATAAAGGACAACGACATATAAAAATCCGTGAGTTAATCGCGAGCAAGGATATCGAAACGCAGGATGAACTTGTCGATCGGCTGAAGGCTGCAGGTTTCAATGTTACACAGGCGACAGTTTCCCGTGACATTAAGGAGCTCCATCTTGTAAAGGTTCCTTTGATCGATGGCAGATACAAATACAGCCTTCCTGCAGACCAGCGTTTCAATCCATTGCAGAAGTTAAAAAGGTCGTTAATGGATGCTTTTATCCGGATCGATCAGGCAGGACATCTTTTAGTAATGAAAACTCTGCCTGGCAACGCCAACGCGATCGGGGCACTGATTGATAATCTCGATTGGGAAGATATTCTTGGCACGATTTGTGGAGACGATACCATCTTGATTATTTGCCGTACTCCAGAGGATACAGAGCAAGTTACAAATCGTTTTCTCGAAATGTTGTAA